The Buchnera aphidicola (Pseudoregma panicola) genome contains the following window.
ATATGTATTAATTGTTTTTAAGATTTCTTATTATAATTTTAAATGTATAAATTTATGGAGTTCTTCTAAAATATGGAAAAAAATTGTTTTAATGTCATTTAAAAATAAACTATATTTAAAAAATATAATTAATATATTAAGAGTAACTTTTACTGGTAAATTAAATTCTCCCAGTATTAGCAAAATTATTTTTTTAATTGGGAAAAAAAAAATATTATTTAATTTAAAAAAATGTATTTTATTTTTAAAAAAATGTTTTATATAAATTACTATTTTATATAATTTTTATATAATAAAATTTTTTATTTTATAAAATTTTTATTAATATTACATGATTTTTTTTTTTAATTTCATGTAATATTAATTTTTATATTTTAATTTTATATTTGCATATTCATAATTTCTTGATATGCAGACATTATTTTATTCTTTACTCTTAAAGCAACTTCTAGGCATAATGAAGATTTTTCTAAATCTAACATTTTATCACTTATAGATTTTTGTTCTATTTTATTATTTTTTAGTAATTTTTCTGTTTTATAGTTTTTTATTTCTATAAATTTATTTATTTTTTCAATTTTATGACTAAAAAATTTATAAAAATTATTTTTAGATTTATTCTTTTTAATGTTTATTTTATTACTTAATTCATTAAATTTTGTTATAATATTATGCTTATTTATAATCATATTTTTTTTAAATATTTAGTTAAATTAAATTTAATTTTCATTATATCATATTTTATTTTAAAATATTTTAACATATATATATTATTTTTATAACATGAGAAAATTTTTATGAATGAAAAACTATCATTTGAAAAAAAAATGGAAAAAAATAATTTTTTTGAATCTTTTTTTTATATTATAAAAAAAAATATTATTGTATCTTTAATTTTAGCATCATTATTTTTTACATCAGCATTTTCTATTTTTTTTTTATATAAATCTAATAATTATTTTACATTATATAATAATTTATCTAATGAGGATAAAAATTCAATTATTTTAGAATTGTCTAGTATGAAAATTCCATATGAAATTGATTCTTCTGGAAATAAAATTAAAATACCTAAAAATTTAATTTATAAGGTAAGAATGGATTTATCAGAAAAGGGAATTCCTAAAGAAAATATAGATGGTTTTGAAATATTAGATAAAGAAAAATTTGGAGAAAGTCAATTTCATGAAAAAATAAATTATCAAAGAGCATTAGAAGGAGAATTATCAAAAACTATAATGAAAATAGATGCTATTAAAAATGCTTCTGTTCATTTAGTAATTAATTCTAAGTCAATTTTTATAGATAATGATATAGATTCATCTGCATCAATTTTATTAACATTAAAATTTGGAAAATATTTAGATTCAAGAAAAATTGATGCAATTTTACATTTAGTATCTACAAGTGTATCTGGATTGAAATATAAAAACATAACTATAGTAGATCAATATGGAAATTTTTTAAATAAATTATCAGATATAGACATATATGGAAATAACAAGTTATCATATATAAATGATATAGAAAAAAAATATAAAAGAAAAATTGAAGAAATTCTAATTCCATTATTTGGAATAAATAATGTACATGCTCAGGTAACAGCTCAAATAAATTTTGATAAAAAAGAAAAAGTAGAAGAAAAATATAAGCCTAATTCGAATGTTTTTGACAAATCTATTAGATCTAATCAAAGTATTTATAGCAAAGAATTTCATAGTGAAAATAAAAATATTAATGCACAAGAAAATTATTTAAAAAAAAAAGATAATAAAGATATAGAAAATAAAGTTAATTCTAACATGTCTAACAAAGATATAAATTTTAAAAATAACACCAATATTAATGAAAATAATAAAAATTTTATAGATAATGGCGATTATGTTTCAAATTATGACAATACTACTAATTATGAATTAGATCATAATATTACAAATACTAAAATGAATGTAGGAAATTTGAAAAGAATTTCTGTGGGTGTTGTAATAAATTATGTAAAAAATTCTAATGGAAAATTTATACCATTAAATAAAAATGAAATTGAAAAAATAAAATGTTTAGTAAAAAATTCAATAGGATTTTCTGAAGAAAGAGGAGATACTGTAGATTTAGTCAATTCATTATTTTTTCAACATCCTGAAATTAAAAAAGAAAAAAAAATATTTGTAGAAAAGAATTATCTAGATATTTTTTTTAAAAATTTTTTGTTTATTTTGTCAATAATTATATTATTAATATTTTTTTATGAATTTTTATTAAAAAAAATATTTTTTTATATATTCTATAATAATAAAAAAAATGATAAAAATATAAGTAATAAAGATATAAATGATAAAAATATAAGTAATAAAGATATAAATGATAAAAATATAAGTAATAAAGATATAAATGATAAAAATATAAGTAATAAAGATATAAATGATAAAAATATAAGTAATAAAGATATAAATGATAAAAATATAAGTAATAAAGATATAAATGATAAAAATATAAGTAATAAAGATATAAATGATAAAAATATAAGTAATAAAGATATAAATGATAAAAATATAAGTAATAAAGATATAAATGATAAAAATATAAGTAATAAAGATATAAATGATAAAAATATAAGTAATAAAGATATAAATGATAAAAATATAAGTAATAAAGATATAAATGATAAAAATATAAGTAATAAAGATATAAATGATAAAAATATAAGTAATAAAGATATAAATGATAAAAATATAAGTAATAAAGATATAAATGATAAAAATATAAGTAATAAAGATATAAATGATAAAATTAAAAAACAAAAAAATTCTAATGCATTAGTAATTACTAAACATAATAAAGAAAACAAAAATATTTTTGAAAAAAAATCTTTATTTATAGCAAAAATTATTAAAAATTGGATAAATAAAAAATGAACAAAGATATTGATGGTTATACAAAAAGTGCATGTTTATTATTTTTTTTAGGAATAAAAAAAAGTATAGAAATATTAAAACATTTTAATCTAAATGACAAAAAAAAAATAATATTAAAGTTATCAGACGCTTCGACATTATCTAAAAAAAATATAGATATATCTATAAAGTGTTATAAAGAACACTACAAAAATTTATTTTTTAATAAAAAAAAATATTTTAATATTTATTTTGAATCTATAATTAATAAATCTTTTGATAAAAAAGATAATTTGTTTTTAATAGATAATATTAAAAATAAAAAAAAATTTTTTAAAAACATAAAAAAAATAAATTCAAATGATGCTAAATATTGCTATTTAATTTTAAAAAAAGAACATCCTCAAATAATTTCTATTTTTTTAAAATATTTGAATAAAAATAAATCTTTTAAAATTTTATCTTTTTTTAAAAAAAATTATAAATATGAAATTATTAAAAGAATGTTTAATAATAAAAAACTTAATAAATTTTCTGAGAATGAATTTTTTAAAATAATTAATTCTATTTTTAAAAAAAAAAAAATAAAAAAAAAATATAATTTTAATGAAGCAATAAAAATTTTTAATTTATTTTCTAAAAAAGAAAAAATTTTTATGTTAAAAAATTGTTTTAAAAAAAATAATAGTATTAGAAAAAAAATTATTTGTGAAATGTTATCTTTTGAAGACATTTTTAATATAAATGATAATAATATATATATTTTGTTAAAATATGTTAAGAAAAAAATTTTATGTATGTCTATAAAAAATTTAGAAGAAAAATTTAAAAATAAAATTTTAGCAAATATGTCTAAAAGACAATTATATTATTTTTTTGAAATAATAAAAGACAGTAATTTAAAAATTTCTGATTTAGATATAAAAAATAGTAGAAATAGTATTTTACATACTTTAAAAATTTTATTAAAAAAAAATATATTAATATTAGAAGATATAGAGAAAATTTATGCATAAATTATTTTATATAAAAAAATGGAAAAAATGGAATGCAAATTCTTTTTCTAAAAATAATGATAAAAATTTTTTTAAAAAAAATGATAAAAGTTTTGATAATAAAATTGTGAAAAAAAAAAAAAAATTAGAAAAAGAAAAAATTTATAATATAGGATTTAAAAAAGGTAAAGAAATTAGATGTAAAAAAGAATTTAAAAAAAAATATTTACATAATAAAAAAAATAAATTAGAAATAAAAAAAATAAAAAGTTTATTTTTAAGTTTTAAAAAATCTATTAAGTCTATAGATTCTTATATATCTGTTAAAATTGTAAAAATATTTTTTAATATTGTTAAAAAAAATAATAAAATTTTTAACAATGGTAAAACTAAAAAATTAATAAAAAAGGTTAAAAAATATTTATTTAAAGAATGTATTTTTTTAAATAATTTAACTTTTAAAATAAATCCAAAAGATTCAAAATTAGTAAAAAAAAATATTATAAATTTTTTAAAATTTAAAAATTGGATGTTAATTGAAGATAGCAATATTTCTGTAGGAGAATGTGAAATTGTGTCTCCTGAAATTAATGTAAATTTTACTAATACAGATAATTGGGATAACTTATATAGAATTTTTTTTTTAGAGAAAAATTAATGAATCAAAATTTAAAAAATTGGTTAAAAAATATAAATTTATTATATAAGAAAATACATAAATTTCCAATAGCAATAAAATTTGGATATGTAATTAGTTTTATTGGTTTACTTTTAGAAGTTTCTGGTATAAATTTATCTATTGGAGAAATTTGTATAATAGAAGTTGTTTATAATAAAAAAAAATTTTTTGTTGAAGGAGAAGTAACTGGATTTAAAAATAGAAATATTTTTGTTATGTTATTTGAATATTCTAAAGGAATATCTCCAGGTTTAAGAGTTTTTCCAAAAATTGATAAAAATGGTAATAATATAAGTAAAATACTTCCTGTAGGAAAAAATTTATTAGGAAGAGTAATTGATAGTTATGGAAATTCTATAGATAATTTAAAAAGTTTAAATTGTAAAAATTTTGTTTCTACTCATTATAAAAAAATTAATCCTTTAAAAAAAAAACCTATAAATAAAATATTAGATACCGGAATAAGATCTATAAATTCTTCTCTAACTATAGGAAGAGGACAAAGAATAGGATTATTTGCTAGTTCTGGAGTAGGTAAAAGCGTTTTGCTAAGTATGATATCAAAAAATTCTAAATCAGATATATTTGTAATAGGTTTGATAGGAGAAAGAAGTAGAGAAATTTTAGAATTTGTAGAAAATATTAAAAGTGCAAATAATTTTTCAAAATCAGTAGTAATAGTTTCACCTGCTAATAGTTCTCCATTATTAAAAGTTCAAGGAACTTTATATGCAATAAGCATAGCTGAATATTTTAGAAAAAAAGGAAATCATGTATTGTTTATATTAGATTCTTTAACTAGATATGCTATGGCTGAAAGAGAAATATCAATTTCTATGGGTGAAATTCCTGTTATGAGAGGATATCCTACTTCAATTTTTTCTAAATTACCTTTTTTTATAGAAAGATCTGGTAATAGTGAAAGTAAAAATTGTTCTATAACTGGTTTATATACTATTTTAATAGAAAGTAATAAAAATTTAGATCCTATATCTGATTTAGCTAAATCTATTTTAGATGGTCATATAATGCTTTCTAAAAGTTATGCTGATTCTGGTCATTATCCTGCTATTAATATAGAAACTTCTGTAAGTAGAGTTATGTCTAATTTAGTAGAAAAAGAACATTATGAAAAAGCTATTTATTTAAAAAAATTAATATCTATATATAGAAGAAATAAAGATTTAATAAGTTTAGGAGCATATGTAAAAGGTCATGATAAAATTTTAGATAAAGCAGTTAGTTTATGGCCTAAAATAGAAGCATTTTTACAACAAGATAAAGATGTTGTATGTAATTTTTATGAATCTGTTAAAAGTTTAAATGAATTAATAAAATAATATTTTGGAATTTTTTATGAATAATAGAATTAAATTAGTTGATTTGTTAATTTCTTTAGAAAATATAAAAATAAAAAAAAAATATAAAAGTTTTTTAAATTTATTGCATTTTAAAAAAATTAATAAATCAAATTTAAAAATATTGAAAAAATATAAAAAAATATATTTAAAAAAAAATAATAAAAAACTTTTTTTAGGAATAAGTTCTGTAGAAATAAAAAATTTTAATAATTTTTTAAATATTATTAAAAATCAAATATTTCATAGAAAAAAAAATATTTTAGAAGTTAATGTTCAAATTAAAATATTTTTAAAAAATGTTTTAAAAAATAAAAAAAAGATAAATATTTTAAAATTTTTTAAATCATATTTGTTAAATAAAGAATATAATAAATATATTTATACAATTGATTTTAATAATGAAGAGTTGATTCAAACTTTTTTTTTAAATAAATAAAAATTTGATATTATAATTTTAATTTTTTGTTTTTATAGTTTTATATTTTTTTTTATATAAGGGAAATTTTATGAATAAATATTTTGGTAATTTTATACATGTTAATAAAGTTTTAGAAAAATTTGATAATTTTTCGTATAATAAAAAAAAAAAAAATATAAAAAATATTATTAATAATGATTTTAATCTTTTTAATATTTTATATGCTAATTTAAATAATATATATTTTAAGGAAAAGTTTTTACTAAAAATTTTATTTAAAGATTTTTCTAAAATTTTAGAAAAAAAATTATCTAATATGTTAAATTATAAAATTAAAGTATATATTGAAGATATTAAAATACAAACATATAAAAAATATTTTAAAAGTGTTAGTTCTTTTATAAGTTTTAATTGTTTTAAAATTTCATCTATAAAAGATTTTGGTTTTTTCATATATTCGAATAATTTTGTATTATATATATTAGAAATTTTCTTTGGAGGAGGTGTAAAATTTTTAAATAAAAAAGAATTTAACAATATTTCTTATAGTCAAAATTTTATTAGTGATAATATAAAAAATATATTAATAAATAGTTTATCTAAAATTTTTAAAAAAAATTTAAATTTAAATATATTTTCATACAAATTTAAAAATTTTTTTTCTGCACATAACGAAAATTTTTTTTCTTTAAAAAATTTTTCATCAATAATATATTTTAAAGTTTTTAATAGTAATAAAAATTATAATACTTTTAATATATGTCTTCCTCTAAGTTTTATAAAATATATAAATAAAATTATTATTAAAAAATCTAATAAAATATGTGAAAATGGTATTTTAAAAAAAAATTTTTATATGTTAAATAATATAAAATTTGTAATGTCTGTTTTTTTACAAAATTTTTTTATTAAATTATCAGAATTATATGAACTAAAATATAATTATATAATTAATATAGACAATCCAAACAATGTTTATGTATTTGTAGGAGAAAAATTGTTTTTTTTAGGTAAAAATATAACTTTTAAAAATAAAAATTCTATTTTAATAAAAAAAATAACATATTTAAAATATATAAATTCAGGTGATAAAATGAACAATGAATTAGAAAAATTTAGAAAATATTTTTTAGAAAATGAAAAAAAAATAGATGTAGAAAAAGATAATAAAAAAATATTTTTAGACAATTCTTATAAAAAAAATTTAGAAAAAAATATCTTTAATGAAAAGATAAATTGTATAGGAGACATAAAAATTAAAATTTCTGTTAGATTGGGAAGTATAAATATAAAAACAAAAAAATTATTATCTATAAAAAATGGTTCTATAATACAATTAGATCAATTGGCTGGAGAACCTTTGGATATATTAGCAAATGGTTGTTTAATAGCAAAAGGTGAAATAGTAGTTATAAAAAATAAATATGGAATAAGAATTGTAAATATAATAAATAATATTGATAATTTAAAATAATTTTTTTAAATTATATTTATTTTTTAAATTATAAAATTAATTTAATGTTCTTATTATTATTTAAATAATATTAAAATTTTTCAAATAACTTAATATTTTGGAAATTATAATGAAATATAGTAAAATTTTATTATTTTTGTTTTCATTACTTTCTACTTCTGTATATGCTATGAATTTAGATTCAATAAACAGTTTATTTTTTAATAAAGGAAGTGATTTTTCTATTCCTATAGATATTTTAATAATAATGAGTTCTTTAAGTTTTTTACCTGCGATAATTCTTTTAATGACAAGTTTTACTAGAATTATAATTGTTTTAAGTTTGTTAAGAAATGCTTTAGGGATGACTTATTCTCCTCCAAATCAAATATTAATTGGATTAAGTTTATTTATTACTTTTTTTATAATGTCTCCTGTTTTTAATTCAATTTATAAAGATGCTTATATACCATTTATTAATAAAAAAATTAATTCTGAAATAGCTATAGATAAAGCAATTTTTCCATTTAAAAAATTTATGTTGAATCAAGTTAAAGAATCAGATATATCTTTTTTTTTAAAGTTGTCCAAAGAAAAAAAAAATAAATTTGAAAATAAATATGATATACCCATGTATATAGTAATACCTGCTTTTGTTTCTAACGAATTAAAAATAGCTTTTCAAATAGGTTTTATAATATTTATACCTTTTATAGTAATAG
Protein-coding sequences here:
- a CDS encoding flagellar hook-basal body complex protein FliE, whose amino-acid sequence is MIINKHNIITKFNELSNKINIKKNKSKNNFYKFFSHKIEKINKFIEIKNYKTEKLLKNNKIEQKSISDKMLDLEKSSLCLEVALRVKNKIMSAYQEIMNMQI
- the fliF gene encoding flagellar basal-body MS-ring/collar protein FliF, which encodes MNEKLSFEKKMEKNNFFESFFYIIKKNIIVSLILASLFFTSAFSIFFLYKSNNYFTLYNNLSNEDKNSIILELSSMKIPYEIDSSGNKIKIPKNLIYKVRMDLSEKGIPKENIDGFEILDKEKFGESQFHEKINYQRALEGELSKTIMKIDAIKNASVHLVINSKSIFIDNDIDSSASILLTLKFGKYLDSRKIDAILHLVSTSVSGLKYKNITIVDQYGNFLNKLSDIDIYGNNKLSYINDIEKKYKRKIEEILIPLFGINNVHAQVTAQINFDKKEKVEEKYKPNSNVFDKSIRSNQSIYSKEFHSENKNINAQENYLKKKDNKDIENKVNSNMSNKDINFKNNTNINENNKNFIDNGDYVSNYDNTTNYELDHNITNTKMNVGNLKRISVGVVINYVKNSNGKFIPLNKNEIEKIKCLVKNSIGFSEERGDTVDLVNSLFFQHPEIKKEKKIFVEKNYLDIFFKNFLFILSIIILLIFFYEFLLKKIFFYIFYNNKKNDKNISNKDINDKNISNKDINDKNISNKDINDKNISNKDINDKNISNKDINDKNISNKDINDKNISNKDINDKNISNKDINDKNISNKDINDKNISNKDINDKNISNKDINDKNISNKDINDKNISNKDINDKNISNKDINDKNISNKDINDKNISNKDINDKIKKQKNSNALVITKHNKENKNIFEKKSLFIAKIIKNWINKK
- a CDS encoding FliG C-terminal domain-containing protein, which codes for MNKDIDGYTKSACLLFFLGIKKSIEILKHFNLNDKKKIILKLSDASTLSKKNIDISIKCYKEHYKNLFFNKKKYFNIYFESIINKSFDKKDNLFLIDNIKNKKKFFKNIKKINSNDAKYCYLILKKEHPQIISIFLKYLNKNKSFKILSFFKKNYKYEIIKRMFNNKKLNKFSENEFFKIINSIFKKKKIKKKYNFNEAIKIFNLFSKKEKIFMLKNCFKKNNSIRKKIICEMLSFEDIFNINDNNIYILLKYVKKKILCMSIKNLEEKFKNKILANMSKRQLYYFFEIIKDSNLKISDLDIKNSRNSILHTLKILLKKNILILEDIEKIYA
- a CDS encoding FliH/SctL family protein, with amino-acid sequence MHKLFYIKKWKKWNANSFSKNNDKNFFKKNDKSFDNKIVKKKKKLEKEKIYNIGFKKGKEIRCKKEFKKKYLHNKKNKLEIKKIKSLFLSFKKSIKSIDSYISVKIVKIFFNIVKKNNKIFNNGKTKKLIKKVKKYLFKECIFLNNLTFKINPKDSKLVKKNIINFLKFKNWMLIEDSNISVGECEIVSPEINVNFTNTDNWDNLYRIFFLEKN
- a CDS encoding FliI/YscN family ATPase, which encodes MNQNLKNWLKNINLLYKKIHKFPIAIKFGYVISFIGLLLEVSGINLSIGEICIIEVVYNKKKFFVEGEVTGFKNRNIFVMLFEYSKGISPGLRVFPKIDKNGNNISKILPVGKNLLGRVIDSYGNSIDNLKSLNCKNFVSTHYKKINPLKKKPINKILDTGIRSINSSLTIGRGQRIGLFASSGVGKSVLLSMISKNSKSDIFVIGLIGERSREILEFVENIKSANNFSKSVVIVSPANSSPLLKVQGTLYAISIAEYFRKKGNHVLFILDSLTRYAMAEREISISMGEIPVMRGYPTSIFSKLPFFIERSGNSESKNCSITGLYTILIESNKNLDPISDLAKSILDGHIMLSKSYADSGHYPAINIETSVSRVMSNLVEKEHYEKAIYLKKLISIYRRNKDLISLGAYVKGHDKILDKAVSLWPKIEAFLQQDKDVVCNFYESVKSLNELIK
- the fliN gene encoding flagellar motor switch protein FliN; protein product: MNKYFGNFIHVNKVLEKFDNFSYNKKKKNIKNIINNDFNLFNILYANLNNIYFKEKFLLKILFKDFSKILEKKLSNMLNYKIKVYIEDIKIQTYKKYFKSVSSFISFNCFKISSIKDFGFFIYSNNFVLYILEIFFGGGVKFLNKKEFNNISYSQNFISDNIKNILINSLSKIFKKNLNLNIFSYKFKNFFSAHNENFFSLKNFSSIIYFKVFNSNKNYNTFNICLPLSFIKYINKIIIKKSNKICENGILKKNFYMLNNIKFVMSVFLQNFFIKLSELYELKYNYIINIDNPNNVYVFVGEKLFFLGKNITFKNKNSILIKKITYLKYINSGDKMNNELEKFRKYFLENEKKIDVEKDNKKIFLDNSYKKNLEKNIFNEKINCIGDIKIKISVRLGSINIKTKKLLSIKNGSIIQLDQLAGEPLDILANGCLIAKGEIVVIKNKYGIRIVNIINNIDNLK
- the fliP gene encoding flagellar type III secretion system pore protein FliP (The bacterial flagellar biogenesis protein FliP forms a type III secretion system (T3SS)-type pore required for flagellar assembly.) codes for the protein MKYSKILLFLFSLLSTSVYAMNLDSINSLFFNKGSDFSIPIDILIIMSSLSFLPAIILLMTSFTRIIIVLSLLRNALGMTYSPPNQILIGLSLFITFFIMSPVFNSIYKDAYIPFINKKINSEIAIDKAIFPFKKFMLNQVKESDISFFLKLSKEKKNKFENKYDIPMYIVIPAFVSNELKIAFQIGFIIFIPFIVIDLIISSVLMALGMMMVPPSSISFPFKLILFVLADGWNLLISSLVKSFYF